The Streptomyces clavuligerus genome includes a region encoding these proteins:
- a CDS encoding helix-turn-helix domain-containing protein: MTYSGDPQPQEARDPVEFVALLRQLKERSGLTYRQLEERAAARGDVLARSTLADALQRKSLPREETLAAFVHACGRGAEAEEWLRARDRLAALAWVAARFTEEPSAPSAPSAPSAPPSDDTPLRTRGPRRRAVRATRMRRVLLAATALLLFLGVWALGSGDGSGQRPVDRPTGTETSLPFEGMREGREGRITM; encoded by the coding sequence ATGACGTATTCGGGGGACCCGCAACCACAGGAAGCGCGCGACCCGGTGGAGTTCGTGGCACTCCTGCGGCAGCTCAAGGAGCGTTCCGGGCTGACCTACCGGCAACTGGAGGAGAGGGCGGCGGCCCGGGGCGATGTGCTCGCCCGCAGCACCCTCGCCGATGCCTTGCAGCGTAAGTCGCTGCCCCGGGAGGAGACGCTCGCCGCGTTCGTCCACGCCTGCGGGCGGGGCGCGGAGGCCGAGGAGTGGCTGCGGGCCCGCGACCGGCTGGCGGCCCTCGCGTGGGTGGCGGCGCGGTTCACCGAGGAGCCGTCGGCCCCGTCGGCCCCGTCGGCACCGTCGGCTCCGCCGAGCGACGACACACCCCTCCGCACGCGCGGCCCGCGCCGACGCGCCGTCCGCGCCACTCGTATGCGCCGGGTGCTCCTCGCCGCGACGGCGCTGTTGTTGTTCCTGGGCGTGTGGGCGCTCGGCTCCGGCGACGGGAGCGGGCAACGCCCCGTCGACCGGCCGACGGGGACGGAGACCAGCCTGCCGTTCGAGGGAATGAGGGAGGGGCGCGAGGGCCGCATCACCATGTGA
- a CDS encoding RICIN domain-containing protein, producing MRLRSAVLGAIAFALTTAVGLPAQAAPGTAAGAEPSERVPVPATAPAGTPLLDGAPVRSVPGVPAATRAPVTWLHLRNGGTDGTFCLAVQGADNRPGTGLIQWGCAGNVDHWWAVEPWTYQDRVIYRVVSKNRTANDKQLCLSMPPGNSRPGTQAVQSECGNVLEHFWYFVERTGRGQYRVVNGFSGHCLAVEGNSHTAGAKVIQWPCKTDGSDRPDHLWHMTTT from the coding sequence ATGCGCTTGCGTTCCGCTGTACTCGGCGCGATCGCGTTCGCCCTGACCACCGCAGTCGGCCTCCCGGCGCAGGCCGCCCCCGGCACGGCCGCGGGCGCGGAGCCGTCCGAGCGTGTCCCCGTCCCCGCGACGGCACCGGCGGGGACACCCCTCCTGGACGGCGCGCCGGTCCGGTCGGTCCCCGGGGTGCCGGCCGCCACCCGGGCGCCCGTCACCTGGCTTCACCTTCGCAACGGCGGGACGGACGGGACCTTCTGTCTCGCGGTCCAGGGCGCCGACAACCGGCCCGGGACCGGGCTGATCCAGTGGGGCTGCGCCGGCAACGTCGACCACTGGTGGGCCGTGGAGCCCTGGACCTACCAGGACCGTGTGATCTACCGCGTCGTCAGCAAGAACCGCACCGCGAACGACAAGCAGCTGTGCCTCTCCATGCCGCCCGGGAACAGCCGGCCCGGCACCCAGGCGGTCCAGTCGGAGTGCGGGAACGTCCTCGAACACTTCTGGTACTTCGTCGAACGGACCGGGCGGGGCCAGTACCGCGTGGTGAACGGTTTCAGCGGGCACTGCCTCGCCGTCGAGGGCAACAGCCACACCGCGGGCGCCAAGGTCATCCAGTGGCCCTGCAAGACCGACGGCAGCGACCGGCCCGACCACCTCTGGCACATGACGACGACCTGA
- a CDS encoding 1,4-dihydropyridine esterase yields MRRQDQPGGTARAAARWGVTLSTVLALAMGLAPGGSTAVAAPSYGTGTGTGTGTGADTEVRSVTLGDGGRITTSANGRALSHEPAEGRAQGPLMLQTSSATGGRVHALSLDAARDITAGRQDARRYDITELTGRQTAASGGTTAAERTGRDRTPEAAPKPGRKPVTHTLTIDFIGRDGAPSRDFASRIQGFSGAATGIFPPVDASSGTATLQVPPGRYGLEAIRRDHPSDPKAATDVLIQPWLEVTGDTRVTVDARTTRPTRLTPPDPRATHVMSELNYRVTVGEHYMGFAMSSRTADIRTAHIGPEVTDGSLTQAWTAMWAQGTTDYNLALGEVESRRLVTGKTRHFTDGELATVRTRAGLSGADGAQGEISAVGVTPGRMFPMVPIRELPLPTTRTQRLSTVPGTSWALGTKQRQALPGSPPWAREASYSTPLREYAPGSHRVETFNTGVFSPLLGDDRDGVTRDGNVLQGSLPLLADGAGHRGGSALSSARTTLHRDGVLIGENDDPLSGAPGRGFTVPPGDASYTLATSVTRDPAVARAASRMDASWTFRSRETTAPERLPVSVARFHTPVDLRSTAPAGARQHVAVGLQGPAARPGNLASLTVDVSYDGGATWKSTPVTDRRFQVVNPAAGKGISFRATFTDRGGNKGTVTVVDAYHGR; encoded by the coding sequence GTGCGTAGACAGGACCAACCAGGCGGAACGGCGAGGGCGGCGGCCCGGTGGGGGGTGACGCTGTCGACGGTGCTGGCCCTCGCCATGGGGCTGGCCCCGGGCGGGAGTACGGCGGTCGCGGCGCCCTCCTATGGAACGGGCACGGGAACGGGGACGGGGACGGGCGCCGATACGGAGGTACGGTCCGTCACCCTGGGGGACGGCGGGCGGATCACCACCAGCGCGAACGGCAGGGCCCTCAGCCACGAACCGGCCGAGGGGCGCGCGCAGGGCCCGCTGATGTTACAGACCAGCAGTGCCACGGGCGGCCGTGTCCACGCCCTGTCGCTCGACGCGGCGCGGGACATCACGGCAGGACGGCAGGACGCACGGCGCTACGACATCACCGAGCTGACCGGCAGACAGACCGCCGCGAGCGGCGGCACCACGGCGGCGGAGCGCACAGGCCGGGACCGCACCCCCGAGGCCGCCCCCAAACCGGGCCGCAAACCGGTCACCCACACCCTGACGATCGACTTCATCGGACGGGACGGCGCGCCGAGCCGTGACTTCGCCAGCCGGATACAGGGCTTCTCCGGCGCCGCCACCGGCATCTTCCCACCCGTCGACGCCTCGTCGGGCACTGCCACTCTCCAGGTGCCTCCGGGCCGCTATGGACTGGAGGCCATCCGCCGGGACCACCCCTCGGACCCCAAGGCCGCCACGGACGTACTCATCCAGCCCTGGCTGGAGGTGACCGGCGACACCAGAGTCACCGTGGACGCGCGCACCACCCGGCCGACGCGCCTCACCCCACCGGACCCCCGGGCGACCCATGTGATGAGCGAGCTGAACTACCGGGTGACGGTGGGCGAGCACTACATGGGGTTCGCCATGTCGTCGAGGACAGCCGATATCCGTACGGCGCACATCGGGCCGGAGGTCACGGACGGTTCGCTCACCCAGGCGTGGACCGCGATGTGGGCACAGGGCACCACCGACTACAACCTCGCGCTCGGGGAGGTCGAGTCCCGGCGCCTGGTGACCGGGAAGACCCGGCACTTCACGGACGGCGAGCTGGCCACCGTCCGCACCCGGGCGGGCCTTTCCGGAGCGGACGGCGCACAGGGCGAGATCTCCGCCGTCGGCGTCACGCCGGGGAGGATGTTCCCGATGGTCCCGATACGGGAGCTACCGCTGCCCACCACCCGTACACAGCGGCTGTCGACGGTACCGGGAACCTCTTGGGCGCTGGGTACCAAGCAGCGTCAGGCGCTGCCAGGCAGCCCCCCATGGGCGCGGGAAGCCTCGTACTCCACCCCGCTCAGGGAGTACGCGCCGGGGAGCCACCGGGTCGAGACCTTCAACACCGGGGTGTTCTCGCCGCTGCTCGGGGACGACCGTGACGGAGTGACGCGGGACGGGAACGTCCTCCAGGGCTCCCTGCCGCTGCTCGCGGACGGCGCCGGTCACCGGGGCGGCTCGGCCCTGTCGTCGGCACGGACCACGCTGCACCGCGACGGGGTCCTGATCGGCGAGAACGACGATCCTCTCAGCGGCGCCCCGGGCCGGGGCTTCACCGTGCCGCCGGGGGACGCCTCGTACACCCTGGCCACGTCCGTCACCCGGGACCCGGCGGTGGCGCGGGCGGCCTCCCGGATGGACGCCTCCTGGACGTTCCGCTCCCGGGAGACCACGGCTCCGGAGCGGCTTCCGGTCTCCGTCGCCCGTTTCCACACGCCCGTTGATCTGCGGTCCACCGCCCCGGCCGGGGCCCGGCAGCATGTCGCCGTCGGCCTCCAGGGCCCGGCGGCCCGGCCCGGGAACCTCGCGTCCCTGACGGTGGACGTCTCCTACGACGGGGGCGCGACCTGGAAGTCCACGCCCGTCACGGACCGGCGTTTCCAGGTCGTGAACCCGGCGGCCGGGAAGGGGATCTCCTTCCGGGCCACGTTCACCGACCGGGGCGGCAACAAGGGCACCGTGACGGTCGTCGACGCCTACCACGGCAGGTAG
- a CDS encoding MauE/DoxX family redox-associated membrane protein yields the protein MEIVVLSCRTLLVVVLAVAAMSKIRDAESYAAFTGSVRELTELPARPARTVAAIVVAAEAGAVVLLLAPSPSHRAGFALAGGLFGAFTVAIAASLRRGVRGRCRCFGASESRLGPVHLVRNALLITVAGTGALGASDSLPGAPGGLALAVGTGLVLGVVVTVLDDIGAGLRDAVRIGTEK from the coding sequence ATGGAAATCGTCGTGCTGTCCTGCCGCACCCTGCTCGTGGTCGTCCTCGCCGTCGCCGCCATGAGCAAAATCCGCGACGCCGAGTCCTACGCCGCGTTCACCGGCTCCGTACGGGAGCTGACGGAACTGCCCGCGCGCCCCGCGCGCACCGTGGCGGCGATCGTCGTCGCGGCGGAGGCGGGGGCCGTGGTGCTGCTGCTCGCGCCGTCCCCTTCGCACCGCGCCGGGTTCGCTCTCGCGGGCGGTCTGTTCGGCGCGTTCACCGTCGCCATCGCGGCCTCGCTGCGGCGTGGCGTGCGCGGCCGGTGCCGGTGCTTCGGGGCGTCGGAGAGCAGGCTCGGCCCCGTCCATCTCGTCCGCAACGCCCTGCTGATCACCGTGGCGGGGACCGGCGCCCTCGGCGCCTCCGACTCGCTGCCCGGGGCGCCGGGCGGCCTCGCGCTGGCCGTCGGCACCGGTCTCGTCCTGGGCGTGGTCGTGACGGTCCTCGACGACATCGGCGCGGGGCTGCGGGACGCCGTCCGTATCGGAACGGAGAAGTGA
- a CDS encoding MBL fold metallo-hydrolase codes for MHGIVTIIDKGPVRVHSYMAPDDSLNVTTQLIETPGRVIAVDAQFALAYADEVVAYARSLGKPLDRLVISHAHPDHFHGAARFGVPVHALASVRDQIAAQGDGQDPTGTVIPVADLLPTRVVTPGTEVVDGVTLEFVAVAGGEAPDELVIKLPEYGVLIAQDLVYHRTHLFMGNNDITGWQRALDRLAADPAYDTVLPGHGLPAGREVFADVARYLADARELLGDDGEAYKKAILARYPDWRGPFLVDIGNQYLFGTRAG; via the coding sequence ATGCACGGCATCGTCACCATCATCGACAAGGGCCCGGTCCGGGTTCACAGCTATATGGCCCCCGACGACAGTCTGAATGTGACCACTCAGCTGATCGAGACCCCCGGCCGGGTCATCGCGGTGGACGCGCAGTTCGCGCTCGCGTACGCGGACGAGGTCGTCGCGTATGCCCGGAGCCTGGGCAAGCCGCTCGACCGGCTCGTCATCAGCCATGCCCACCCGGACCACTTCCATGGCGCGGCCCGGTTCGGTGTCCCCGTCCACGCGCTGGCCTCCGTCCGGGACCAGATCGCCGCGCAGGGCGACGGCCAGGACCCGACCGGCACCGTCATCCCCGTCGCCGACCTGCTCCCGACCCGGGTCGTCACCCCGGGCACCGAGGTCGTCGACGGCGTGACCCTGGAGTTCGTCGCCGTCGCGGGCGGCGAGGCCCCCGACGAGCTGGTGATCAAGCTGCCCGAGTACGGCGTGCTGATCGCGCAGGACCTCGTCTACCACCGGACCCATCTGTTCATGGGCAACAACGACATCACCGGCTGGCAGCGCGCGCTGGACCGGCTCGCCGCCGACCCGGCCTACGACACCGTGCTGCCCGGCCACGGTCTGCCCGCCGGGCGCGAGGTCTTCGCGGACGTGGCGCGGTATCTCGCCGACGCCCGCGAGCTGCTCGGCGACGACGGCGAGGCGTACAAGAAGGCGATTCTGGCGCGCTACCCCGACTGGCGCGGCCCGTTCCTCGTCGACATCGGCAATCAGTACCTCTTCGGCACACGGGCGGGCTGA
- a CDS encoding helix-turn-helix domain-containing protein, translated as MANATGRKLKEVRKRRGLSQRDLAKASGVSLSLIRKLEQGDYGTPMLETLRKLASVLDIPTMCLVGEDREDRATPMTTDLWQNVRETLEHPGEVDGRLGEDEPTVAGVQRAFKEAAPLFDNDQYAELAAVLPPLLRDADALGTDGRSVRTRLLQLAGNLMVQTRQYGAADIALARAIEESDDQLEAAATVCTQCWLLVRQGKLDTALELAVQWADDTEPRLSRATRSELSTWGLLCIWISAAAVRNNDKETAADALRLAQAAAVTLGREHPGAGFSGSFGPRTVHLKRTESYGILDQPDVVLRLAERTPVTALRPSSDRNRHMLDIAHAHAKKGQFTDSFERLEQLRYASPEWLPHQQYARDIFTVVLNGRRTLTPEMRTMADFLKLPF; from the coding sequence ATGGCCAACGCTACGGGCAGAAAACTGAAGGAAGTTCGAAAGCGCCGAGGGCTCAGCCAACGGGATCTCGCGAAAGCCTCCGGCGTATCACTCTCCTTGATCAGAAAACTCGAACAGGGCGATTACGGCACACCGATGCTGGAGACGCTGAGAAAGCTGGCCTCGGTTCTCGACATCCCCACGATGTGCCTCGTGGGCGAGGACCGCGAAGACCGGGCCACCCCCATGACAACCGACCTGTGGCAGAACGTCAGAGAGACACTGGAACACCCCGGCGAGGTCGACGGCCGTCTGGGAGAGGACGAGCCCACCGTCGCGGGCGTACAGCGTGCCTTCAAGGAGGCGGCCCCGCTCTTTGACAACGATCAGTACGCCGAACTCGCCGCCGTGCTCCCGCCCCTGCTCAGGGATGCCGACGCCCTCGGGACCGACGGCCGTTCCGTCCGGACCCGGCTCTTGCAACTCGCCGGAAATCTCATGGTCCAGACGCGTCAGTACGGCGCGGCGGACATCGCCCTCGCGCGCGCCATCGAGGAGTCGGACGATCAACTGGAAGCCGCCGCGACCGTCTGCACCCAGTGCTGGCTGCTGGTGCGCCAGGGCAAGCTGGACACAGCCCTCGAACTCGCCGTCCAGTGGGCGGACGACACCGAGCCACGCCTCTCCCGTGCCACGCGGTCCGAGCTGAGCACCTGGGGGCTGCTCTGCATCTGGATCTCGGCCGCCGCCGTGCGGAACAACGACAAGGAAACGGCGGCCGACGCGCTCCGGCTGGCCCAGGCCGCTGCGGTGACCCTGGGGAGGGAGCACCCCGGAGCGGGATTCTCGGGCAGCTTCGGGCCGAGGACGGTGCATCTGAAGCGTACGGAGAGCTACGGCATCCTGGATCAGCCGGATGTCGTTCTCCGCCTCGCCGAGCGGACGCCCGTCACAGCGCTGCGGCCGAGCAGCGACCGCAATCGCCATATGCTCGACATCGCCCACGCGCATGCCAAGAAAGGTCAATTCACCGACTCTTTCGAAAGGCTCGAACAGCTCAGGTACGCCAGCCCGGAATGGCTGCCCCACCAGCAGTACGCACGGGACATCTTCACCGTGGTCCTGAACGGGCGCAGGACACTGACACCCGAGATGCGCACCATGGCGGACTTTCTGAAGCTGCCGTTCTAG
- a CDS encoding ABC transporter ATP-binding protein: MAKGTNETPGPRRLLRVLRAATALAFTSAPWHLVALVLLTVAGGLLPVAAAWTVRAVLDRLAGGGGVDALLVPAALLAASGVAAAAVPQLAQYIRAQMQRAAGLTAQDALYRSVDGLTGLRRFEDPRFLDRLRLAQQAGGMMPTQAVNSALGVLQAVVTASGFLGSLIVLSPVLAAAVLLSAVPVLVGELAMSRRRAAMFWDIGPAERRELFYRQLLTSPQAAKEIRLFGIGGFLRGRMNDERRRADAAKQTVDRQELAVQLGLGVLAALVAGLGLLWAVRTAGGGGVGVGDVSLLLAALPAVQAALAGIANEIANGHQALLLFDHYVTVRATPDDLPVSARPRPVPPLRHGIELRDVWFRYSEDHPWVLRGADLTIPAGRAVALVGLNGAGKSTLVKLLCRLYDPTRGRILWDGTDLRDADPAELRRRIGATFQDYMEYDLTAGENIGLGDLERLRDHSRIEHAARLAGAHETVTRLADGYDTLLSRTFFAEEEKEEPVAGTVLSGGQWQRLALARSFFRDRADLLILDEPSSGLDAEAEYRVHLRLREYRAGRTSVLISHRLGALRDADMIAVLDDGRVTERGTHDELIRADGTYARLFSVQARGYRGEAPDPPDVLPAPGPSPSVMGADR, encoded by the coding sequence GTGGCGAAGGGAACGAACGAGACACCCGGCCCGCGCCGCCTCCTGCGCGTCCTGCGCGCGGCGACCGCGCTCGCCTTCACCTCCGCGCCCTGGCACCTCGTGGCCCTCGTCCTGCTCACCGTCGCCGGGGGACTCCTGCCCGTCGCCGCCGCGTGGACCGTCCGGGCGGTCCTGGACCGGCTGGCGGGCGGCGGTGGCGTGGACGCGCTGCTCGTCCCGGCGGCGCTGCTCGCCGCCTCGGGAGTCGCGGCGGCGGCGGTTCCGCAACTCGCCCAGTACATCCGGGCGCAGATGCAACGGGCCGCCGGGCTCACCGCGCAGGACGCCCTCTACCGGTCCGTGGACGGACTGACCGGGCTGCGCCGGTTCGAGGACCCACGCTTCCTCGACCGGCTGCGCCTCGCCCAGCAGGCGGGCGGCATGATGCCGACGCAGGCGGTCAACAGCGCGCTGGGCGTCCTCCAGGCGGTGGTCACCGCGTCCGGGTTCCTCGGCTCGCTGATCGTGCTGAGCCCGGTCCTCGCCGCCGCCGTCCTGCTGTCCGCGGTACCCGTCCTCGTCGGCGAACTGGCGATGAGCCGACGGCGCGCGGCCATGTTCTGGGACATCGGTCCCGCCGAACGCCGTGAACTGTTCTACCGGCAGCTCCTGACCAGCCCCCAGGCCGCCAAGGAGATCCGTCTCTTCGGCATCGGCGGCTTCCTGCGCGGCAGGATGAACGACGAACGCCGCCGGGCCGACGCCGCGAAACAGACCGTCGACCGTCAGGAACTGGCCGTGCAACTCGGCCTCGGAGTCCTCGCCGCGCTGGTCGCGGGGCTCGGCCTGCTGTGGGCGGTCCGCACGGCGGGCGGGGGCGGCGTCGGAGTCGGCGATGTGTCCCTGCTGCTCGCGGCCCTGCCCGCCGTCCAGGCCGCCCTCGCCGGAATCGCCAACGAGATCGCCAACGGGCACCAGGCCCTGCTGCTCTTCGACCACTACGTCACCGTCCGGGCCACCCCGGACGACCTGCCCGTCAGCGCCCGCCCCCGGCCCGTCCCGCCGCTGCGGCACGGCATCGAGCTGCGGGACGTCTGGTTCCGCTACAGCGAGGACCACCCGTGGGTGCTGCGCGGGGCGGATCTCACCATTCCGGCGGGACGTGCCGTCGCCCTCGTGGGACTCAACGGGGCGGGCAAGTCGACCCTCGTCAAACTGCTCTGCCGACTGTACGACCCGACCCGGGGCCGCATCCTGTGGGACGGGACCGACCTGCGCGACGCCGACCCCGCCGAGCTGCGGCGCCGGATCGGGGCCACGTTCCAGGACTACATGGAGTACGACCTGACCGCCGGGGAGAACATCGGACTCGGAGACCTGGAACGGCTGCGGGACCACAGCCGGATCGAGCACGCCGCCCGGCTCGCCGGGGCCCACGAGACCGTGACCCGGCTCGCCGACGGATACGACACCCTGCTCAGCCGGACCTTCTTCGCCGAGGAGGAGAAGGAGGAACCGGTGGCGGGCACAGTGCTCTCCGGCGGCCAGTGGCAGCGCCTCGCCCTCGCCCGCTCCTTCTTCCGCGACCGTGCCGACCTGCTCATCCTCGACGAACCCAGCTCAGGACTCGACGCCGAGGCCGAATACCGGGTGCACCTGCGGCTGCGCGAGTACCGCGCGGGCCGCACCAGCGTGCTCATCTCCCACCGTCTCGGCGCACTCCGGGACGCCGACATGATCGCGGTGCTCGACGACGGCCGGGTCACGGAACGGGGTACGCACGACGAGCTGATCCGCGCCGACGGGACCTACGCGCGGCTCTTCTCCGTCCAGGCCCGGGGGTACCGCGGCGAAGCACCTGACCCACCTGACGTCCTTCCTGCGCCCGGCCCGTCCCCCTCGGTCATGGGAGCGGACCGGTGA
- a CDS encoding ATP-grasp domain-containing protein translates to MPGTGADRAGSTDREEREENEQDEQAGWEYTGEYPGGEGSIPDDGYGDDADGDRYGDGDGYGGGGGGTVVLVDPYTAARGFPEALAAAGARVVRLRSTPRPLAVFRHAVDPFPYADDLVHDGDLPALVARLRRAGTVAVIPGSEIGVELADALAEALALPTANGTARSAARRDKYLQIERLRAAGVPTTRQLLVRTEAELIRWHKETGRTVVLKPLRGAAGEGVHFCDTPEQSAAALRTLRELRLTTEDPHGGVVAQEYLTGTEYVLNTVSRDGVHHLTDAWRTERVSANGNRDLCVSHVLLSGGYPGLAELFRYGRRVLDALGVRHGPAHLEIKTTPDGPRLVEAGIRSSGGGLPLFAREAIGAGQIEWTVDALLRPGRFHARAGRPYARRTAFAWAGLVSPVAGRLDHYRGLDAIRALDSFRDLTLWVRPGGILTPTVDDTGYPGAVTLAHPVEDILLRDLLTVRHLDGPHLYALSASAVSPAMSATSAMTPSGSGTRGGGADRGSARRTSCHRRQGDDF, encoded by the coding sequence ATGCCCGGCACCGGAGCGGACAGAGCAGGAAGCACGGACAGGGAGGAGAGGGAGGAGAACGAGCAGGACGAGCAGGCCGGGTGGGAGTACACCGGCGAGTATCCAGGCGGCGAAGGCTCCATCCCTGACGACGGGTACGGAGACGACGCAGACGGAGACCGGTACGGAGACGGAGACGGGTACGGCGGAGGGGGCGGCGGGACCGTCGTGCTCGTCGACCCCTACACCGCCGCCCGGGGCTTCCCCGAGGCCCTGGCGGCGGCGGGCGCCCGGGTCGTACGGCTGCGCAGCACACCCCGGCCGCTGGCTGTTTTCCGCCATGCCGTCGACCCGTTCCCCTACGCGGACGACCTCGTCCACGACGGCGATCTGCCCGCGCTCGTGGCACGGCTGCGCCGGGCGGGAACGGTCGCGGTGATCCCCGGCAGCGAGATCGGCGTCGAACTCGCGGACGCGCTGGCCGAGGCCCTGGCACTGCCCACCGCCAACGGCACCGCCCGCAGCGCCGCCCGCCGGGACAAGTACCTCCAGATCGAACGGCTCAGGGCCGCCGGGGTGCCCACGACCCGGCAGCTCCTCGTCCGCACCGAGGCCGAACTCATCCGCTGGCACAAGGAGACCGGCAGGACGGTCGTCCTGAAACCGCTGCGCGGTGCGGCGGGCGAGGGCGTCCACTTCTGCGACACCCCCGAGCAGTCCGCCGCCGCCCTGCGCACCCTGCGGGAACTGCGCCTGACCACCGAGGACCCGCACGGCGGCGTCGTCGCCCAGGAGTATCTGACCGGGACGGAGTACGTCCTCAACACCGTCAGCCGCGACGGCGTCCACCACCTCACCGACGCCTGGCGCACGGAACGCGTCAGCGCCAACGGCAACCGCGATCTGTGCGTCAGCCATGTCCTGCTGTCGGGCGGATACCCCGGGCTCGCGGAGCTGTTCCGGTACGGGCGGCGGGTCCTGGACGCCCTCGGGGTCCGGCACGGCCCCGCCCATCTGGAGATCAAGACGACGCCCGACGGGCCGCGCCTGGTCGAGGCGGGGATACGGTCGTCCGGCGGTGGACTGCCGCTGTTCGCGCGGGAGGCCATCGGCGCGGGCCAGATCGAGTGGACCGTGGACGCGCTGCTGCGCCCCGGGCGGTTCCACGCCCGCGCCGGGCGGCCGTACGCGCGGCGGACCGCGTTCGCCTGGGCGGGGCTGGTCAGCCCGGTGGCGGGACGGCTCGACCACTACCGGGGGCTCGACGCGATCCGCGCCCTGGACAGCTTCCGCGACCTGACGCTGTGGGTGCGGCCCGGCGGCATCCTGACACCGACCGTCGACGACACCGGCTATCCCGGTGCCGTCACCCTCGCCCACCCGGTGGAGGACATCCTGCTGCGGGACCTGCTCACCGTCCGCCATCTGGACGGACCGCATCTGTACGCGCTGTCCGCGTCTGCCGTGTCGCCCGCCATGTCTGCCACGTCCGCGATGACGCCCTCCGGCTCCGGCACCCGGGGCGGGGGAGCGGACAGGGGCTCCGCCCGGCGGACGTCCTGCCACCGCCGACAGGGCGACGACTTCTGA
- a CDS encoding helix-turn-helix domain-containing protein → MMVRNGHLPVPAPSPDPAAEPEAIPSYGFHAPGAPVPGLEVTDLADLRRRVPERVLQRVHRADFHTLTLVTGGDGLHTVDFVDLPCRPGTLLWVRPGQVQRFHAAGEPTGPHVIFTADFPTVAPPIFGAAARLVADGFGPTRWDLDDGPDRTALATLFDQIAAEYGRQPGTVSPEILQSLLTTLLLHIDRLPRPDPSVPRADPQGVYARFRAELERSYRRTRRAEEYATALGYSVKSLTRACLAATGQPVKQLIDARVLLEAKRLLAHTDDPVSVVARRLGFSEPTNFGKFFTRRAGVTPGDFRQAQRAETV, encoded by the coding sequence ATGATGGTCAGAAACGGACACCTTCCGGTTCCTGCCCCGTCCCCCGACCCTGCCGCCGAGCCCGAGGCGATCCCGTCCTACGGCTTCCACGCCCCCGGCGCCCCGGTGCCGGGACTGGAGGTCACGGACCTGGCGGACCTGCGGCGACGCGTCCCGGAGCGGGTGCTCCAGCGTGTGCACCGGGCCGACTTCCACACCCTCACCCTCGTCACCGGCGGTGACGGCCTGCATACGGTGGACTTCGTCGACCTTCCGTGCCGCCCCGGCACCCTGCTGTGGGTACGCCCCGGACAGGTGCAGCGCTTCCACGCCGCCGGGGAGCCGACCGGACCGCATGTGATCTTCACGGCGGACTTCCCGACCGTCGCCCCGCCGATCTTCGGCGCGGCGGCCCGCCTGGTCGCGGACGGCTTCGGCCCCACCCGCTGGGACCTGGACGACGGCCCGGACCGCACCGCGCTCGCCACCCTGTTCGACCAGATCGCCGCCGAGTACGGGCGCCAGCCCGGCACCGTGTCCCCGGAGATCCTGCAATCCCTCCTGACCACCCTGCTGCTCCACATCGACCGCCTGCCCCGCCCGGACCCCTCGGTCCCGCGCGCCGACCCGCAGGGGGTGTACGCACGGTTCCGCGCCGAACTGGAACGCTCGTACCGCCGCACCCGCCGGGCTGAGGAGTACGCCACCGCGCTCGGCTACTCGGTCAAGTCCCTGACCAGGGCCTGCCTCGCGGCCACCGGGCAGCCGGTCAAGCAGCTCATCGACGCCCGTGTGCTCCTGGAGGCCAAACGGCTACTCGCCCACACCGACGACCCTGTCTCCGTCGTCGCCCGGCGGCTGGGCTTCTCCGAACCCACCAACTTCGGCAAGTTCTTCACCCGCCGTGCCGGGGTCACCCCGGGTGACTTCCGGCAGGCGCAGCGCGCCGAGACGGTCTGA
- a CDS encoding S26 family signal peptidase gives MSAPLVMAVVAAVATTLPVAAALVLRRRFAVVTVAGASMEPSYRSGDRVLIRRLSPSRRAPGPMAGRVVVVARRPPSGAPPLGALLPDARPSDGPAADVPGPGVPEPGAPLSARRWMIKRVAASPGDPVPAGLGPALTREAGRPVPKDRYIVLGDNTDHSHDSRHTGFVERADILGVAVRRLTPRTPRATSSPRRR, from the coding sequence ATGAGTGCCCCCCTCGTCATGGCCGTCGTGGCCGCCGTGGCGACGACGCTCCCGGTCGCGGCGGCGCTGGTGCTGCGCCGCCGCTTCGCCGTGGTCACCGTCGCCGGGGCCAGCATGGAGCCCTCGTACCGGAGCGGCGACAGGGTCCTCATACGGAGGCTGTCCCCGTCCCGGCGAGCCCCCGGCCCCATGGCCGGCCGGGTCGTGGTGGTGGCACGCCGTCCGCCGTCCGGCGCCCCGCCCCTTGGCGCTCTCCTCCCCGACGCTCGCCCCTCCGACGGCCCGGCGGCCGACGTGCCGGGTCCCGGGGTCCCGGAGCCCGGCGCGCCGCTCTCCGCCCGCCGCTGGATGATCAAACGCGTCGCGGCGTCCCCCGGCGACCCGGTCCCCGCCGGTCTCGGCCCGGCCCTCACCCGCGAGGCGGGCAGACCCGTACCCAAGGACCGTTACATCGTCCTCGGTGACAACACTGACCACAGCCACGACTCACGCCACACCGGTTTTGTGGAACGCGCCGACATTCTCGGTGTCGCGGTCCGCCGTCTGACACCCCGGACCCCTCGGGCCACTTCGTCACCACGTCGGCGGTGA